From one Solanum stenotomum isolate F172 chromosome 12, ASM1918654v1, whole genome shotgun sequence genomic stretch:
- the LOC125847684 gene encoding cypmaclein-like, with protein sequence MAFLKAFAALLIASLVLVHFTYALQEVINSKPPAPSPQPLKPIDCTGSCKTRCIKSSRQNLCNRACGSCCRTCHCVPPGTSGNYEACPCYFNLTTHNSTRKCP encoded by the exons ATGGCATTCCTAAAGGCATTTGCAGCTTTGCTCATTGCATCACTTGTGCTTGTCCATTTCACTTATGCCCTTCAAGAG GTAATTAACAGCAAACCACCAGCACCAAGTCCTCAACCTCTAAAGCCAATAG ATTGTACGGGATCTTGTAAAACGAGGTGCATCAAATCGTCTCGGCAAAATCTATGCAACAGAGCATGTGGAAGTTGTTGCCGTACCTGCCACTGCGTGCCACCAGGGACTTCTGGAAATTACGAAGCATGCCCTTGCTATTTCAACCTTACTACTCATAACAGCACCCGCAAATGTCCTTAA
- the LOC125847683 gene encoding uncharacterized protein LOC125847683, with translation MNTTMLSSYPKHFTPLPIQLFSKSQYRHVVRFPIKCSSSSDNGNESQPVTPPNTVEIRIRRRPSKRQRQKEEEIINAGKQAVKPKPPPKDWESMNLTEKAIELYVGEKGLLFWLNKFAYASIFIIIGGWILFRFVGPAFDLYQLDTPTPLAPESMFKGTGDKP, from the coding sequence ATGAACACAACCATGCTCTCTAGCTACCCAAAACACTTCACTCCCCTCCCAATACAACTTTTCTCCAAATCTCAATATCGCCATGTAGTTCGTTTTCCCATCAAATGCAGCAGCAGCAGTGATAATGGCAATGAATCGCAACCCGTTACACCACCAAACACGGTGGAGATTCGAATCAGAAGACGTCCGTCAAAACGACAAAGGcagaaggaagaagaaataattaatgcAGGGAAACAAGCTGTTAAACCTAAACCACCACCTAAGGATTGGGAATCAATGAATCTGACTGAGAAGGCAATTGAATTGTACGTTGGAGAAAAAGGACTTTTGTTCTGGCTAAACAAATTTGCTTATgcttctatttttattataattggGGGTTGGATACTTTTTCGATTTGTTGGTCCTGCATTTGACCTTTACCAGTTGGACACTCCTACTCCTCTTGCTCCTGAATCTATGTTTAAAGGTACAGGAGACAAACCTTGA